From one Branchiostoma floridae strain S238N-H82 chromosome 3, Bfl_VNyyK, whole genome shotgun sequence genomic stretch:
- the LOC118412636 gene encoding polycystin-2-like has protein sequence MMNLLNGALGRQNGKNCSNSDAVFIVNEVRNGSSSCLTTVDLPRGAGQAAAVIDFLKQTDWILMVSDTLILRANFYHPDVKLFSSVVFRLQYLPGGAAELQPSIQTFRLFQYQTADDYVQLLFHILFVLFYIYNVLNEIWNIRKSGRAYFTSFWNVLILCNIGLSTATIVTFALRYIQAAAALRDIQQAKGVFGINEFVDISTAGQWDATFKEVVSFSIFISTFCILRVLNFSRGVATVYALPRLIYGEAFGFAVYMLVIIVAYGISGNLIFGKNMETFSGFKKTSYVLFEMGLGRPFVGVFADDMKAVDRVMGPLYYSTFVMVFVFYLMNLGVGMLCNWLSYCQTSDDIGVDTAMGDYFWNSFRSLLGMRHEPQDFDDEAPLPDHFIEETLQRTDTLLQEVDRLTEVMYKFECKKRKLIQVQPSTSQA, from the exons AAACGGGAGTTCGTCGTGCTTGACCACGGTGGACCTGCCACGAGGTGCTGGTCAGGCTGCTGCAGTGATAGACTTCCTAAAACAGACCGACTGGATCCTGATGGTTTCAGACACTCTCATCCTCCGGGCCAACTTCTACCACCCTGACGTGAAGCTGTTCAGTAGCGTGGTGTTCAGGCTGCAGTACCTcccagggggcgctgctgaACTCCAGCCCAGTATCCAGACCTTCCGGCTGTTCCAGTACCAGACAGCAGACGACTATGTCCAGCTGCTTTTCCACATCTTATTTGTCCTTTTCTACATCTACAACGTCCTCAATGAGATTTGGAACATACGGAAGAGCGGTCGTGCGTACTTCACCAGTTTCTGGAACGTCTTGATCCTGTGCAACATTGGCTTGTCGACAGCCACCATTGTGACCTTCGCACTTCGGTACATCCAGGCAGCTGCTGCACTGCGTGATATACAACAAGCAAAAG GGGTGTTCGGCATCAATGAGTTCGTAGACATCAGTACCGCTGGCCAATGGGACGCTACCTTCAAGGAGGTCGTGTCCTTCTCCATCTTCATCAGTACCTTCTGCATCCTGCGGGTTCTGAACTTCTCCAGGGGCGTGGCTACCGTCTACGCTCTGCCTCGC CTGATATACGGCGAAGCCTTCGGGTTTGCTGTGTACATGCTGGTTATCATAGTGGCCTACGGCATCAGCGGGAATTTGATCTTCGGCAAAAACATGGAGACCTTCTCCGGCTTTAAGAAAACGTCGTACGTGCTGTTTGAGATGGGCTTGGGGAGGCCGTTCGTCGGAGTCTTTGCGGACGATATGAAGGCAGTGGATCGTGTCATGGGACCTCTGTATTACTCTACATTCGTCATGGTCTTCGTCTTTTACCtg ATGAATCTGGGAGTGGGGATGCTCTGTAACTGGCTGAGCTACTGTCAGACGTCAGACGACATCGGCGTGGACACGGCGATGGGAGATTACTTCTGGAACTCCTTCAGGAGTCTTCTGGGCATGCGTCATGAACCCCAGGACTTTGACG ATGAAGCACCACTTCCGGATCACTTCATTGAAGAGACCCTCCAGCGGACCGATACATTACTGCAGGAAGTGGACAGGCTGACTGAGGTGATGTACAAGTTTGAGTGCAAGAAGCGTAAACTGATTCAAGTTCAACCAAGTACTTCGCAAGCTTAA